One Malania oleifera isolate guangnan ecotype guangnan chromosome 10, ASM2987363v1, whole genome shotgun sequence genomic region harbors:
- the LOC131166053 gene encoding putative pentatricopeptide repeat-containing protein At3g01580 yields MHPSFRNAYNLFEKITHRSCFMRSSMLRFYYTTMCNSHAYLEDPVELFGEKESVISWTSKISGLVRKSQPEEAIHMFKMMLLSENRPNYVTVLSLIKAVDALNCEDMVHEIHGLVIKMGLELEISVVTLLLCVYSVWDLEIVWKLFDQIPNKDLVLWSAMVSVCVKSGQFMEAFEFFREMQYCGMQPNYVSIVSILPGCADVGGLSLGKQIHGFSIKKEFYSHTNVQNSLLDMYAKCRRLEASIRIFNGIQRKDLISWKMIIWGCIENGCPRKALLILLNMLACTELDEIIVHDAILACLQAEEVKLGPQFHCYTIKNGFLAFVSVCTTLLQMYGKFGQVSLAMKLFDQLHSKDLIAWSAMISTYAQSDCPCNALDAFKQMQLANEKPNEITFVGLLQACSSMGAQELVRSIQSHMTKSGYLSNPFLSSALIDSYCKFGRVNQGRALFNEIPYKDLVCWSSMINGYGLNGCGDEALETFLDMLDGGIEPNEIVFISVLSACSHCGLEHEGWNWFCSMKEKYGITPKLAHYACMVDLLSRRGNVEEALEFVKKMPMEPDKRIWGALLAGCRSAGGSLEIAELVANRLIGLDPKNTSYYMILSNLYAEQGKWEDVERMRKLVDEKGLKKTTGSSMIEVN; encoded by the coding sequence ATGCATCCATCCTTCCGGAATGCATACAACCTGTTCGAAAAAATTACCCACCGAAGTTGTTTCATGAGAAGCTCAATGTTGAGATTCTACTACACTACTATGTGCAACAGCCATGCATATTTAGAAGACCCAGTCGAACTCTTTGGTGAAAAAGAGAGTGTTATATCTTGGACGTCTAAGATATCCGGATTGGTAAGGAAAAGTCAGCCGGAGGAGGCTATTCATATGTTTAAAATGATGTTATTGAGTGAGAATAGGCCAAATTATGTTACAGTTTTGAGCTTAATAAAGGCTGTTGATGCACTGAATTGTGAGGATATGGTGCATGAGATTCATGGGCTGGTGATTAAAATGGGGCTTGAGTTGGAAATCTCAGTTGTAACATTGCTTCTTTGTGTTTACTCTGTTTGGGATTTGGAAATTGTGTGGAAGCTCTTTGATCAGATACCTAATAAGGATTTAGTCCTATGGAGTGCGATGGTTTCTGTGTGTGTTAAGAGTGGGCAATTCATGGAAGCTTTTGAGTTCTTCAGAGAGATGCAATATTGTGGTATGCAACCAAACTATGTCAGCATTGTAAGCATCTTGCCCGGTTGTGCAGACGTGGGTGGTTTGTCACTCGGCAAACAGATACATGGGTTCTCCATTAAAAAGGAATTTTATTCTCATACAAATGTTCAGAACTCACTGCTAGATATGTATGCGAAATGTAGGCGTTTAGAGGCCTCTATTCGAATATTTAATGGGATCCAAAGGAAAGATCTGATTTCATGGAAGATGATTATTTGGGGTTGTATTGAAAATGGATGTCCAAGAAAAGCATTACTGATCTTATTGAATATGCTTGCTTGCACTGAATTGGATGAAATCATTGTCCATGATGCAATTTTGGCATGCTTACAAGCAGAAGAAGTAAAACTTGGGCCACAATTTCATTGCTACACAATAAAAAATGGGTTCCTGGCTTTTGTTTCTGTATGCACCACACTTCTTCAAATGTATGGAAAATTTGGTCAAGTAAGCTTAGCAATGAaattatttgatcagctccattCAAAAGATCTCATTGCCTGGAGTGCAATGATCTCGACGTATGCTCAAAGTGACTGTCCTTGTAATGCTTTGGATGCATTTAAACAGATGCAACTAGCCAATGAGAAGCCTAATGAGATCACTTTTGTTGGTCTATTACAAGCATGTTCTTCCATGGGAGCTCAAGAGCTTGTGCGAAGCATACAGAGTCACATGACTAAATCTGGATACTTGTCCAATCCCTTCCTATCATCAGCCTTAATTGACTCTTACTGCAAATTTGGAAGGGTAAATCAAGGGAGAGCTCTTTTTAATGAAATTCCTTATAAAGATCTTGTATGTTGGAGTTCAATGATTAATGGTTATGGACTGAATGGATGTGGAGATGAGGCTCTTGAAACTTTCTTAGACATGTTGGATGGTGGGATAGAGCCCAATGAGATTGTTTTCATCTCTGTTTTATCCGCTTGTAGTCATTGTGGCCTAGAACATGAGGGCTGGAACTGGTTTTGTTCTATGAAAGAGAAATATGGTATTACTCCAAAACTGGCACACTATGCTTGCATGGTGGATTTGCTTAGCCGCAGAGGAAATGTTGAAGAAGCTCTggaatttgtgaaaaaaatgcCGATGGAACCTGACAAAAGGATTTGGGGAGCTCTTCTTGCTGGCTGTAGATCGGCTGGCGGGTCCCTCGAGATTGCTGAGCTTGTTGCCAATCGGCTTATTGGCCTTGACCCAAAAAATACTAGCTATTACATGATTCTGTCAAATTTGTATGCAGAGCAGGGTAAATGGGAAGATGTGGAGAGGATGAGAAAATTGGTGGATGAGAAGGGATTGAAGAAGACAACTGGGTCTAGCATGATTGAAGTAAATTAA